In a genomic window of Amycolatopsis japonica:
- the pcrA gene encoding DNA helicase PcrA — protein MNTLFDLPADGPAKPRHSDLLDDLNPAQREAVTHAGSPLLVVAGAGSGKTRVLTRRIAYLLAERDVHPGQIMAITFTNKAAAEMRERVSDLVGRRANAMWVSTFHSMCVRILRREAKTLEMSSSFSIYDSDDTKRLITLVARDLDIDPKRYAARTLAVHISNLKNELIDPETAVADAGNDLERRVAEVYVEYQRRLNQANAFDFDDLIMRTVELLQTFPDVAEYYRRRFRHVLVDEYQDTNHAQYTLVRELVGTEANEAGIEPAELCVVGDADQSIYAFRGATIRNIEEFERDFPNARTVLLEQNYRSTQTILNAANAVIARNPNRRAKRLWTDSGDGEKIVGYVADNEHDEAAFVAGEIDALADKGEADYSDVAVFYRTNNQSRVFEEIFIRLGLPYKVVGGVRFYERREVRDMLAYLRVLANPEDTVSLRRILNVPKRGIGDRAEAVIATYAERERISFAQALRGAVSGEVPLLNPRSAKAITGFVELMDELGEVVESGAEVADILEAVLERTGYRAELEESDDPQDASRVENLTELVTVAREFTEFTAEVAGPDGELPEADPGVPEPGSLPAFLERVSLVADADSVPSPDGGDDGDGHDAGVVTLMTVHTAKGLEYPVVFGTGWEDGIFPHMRALGDPTELAEERRLAYVAITRARKRLYVSRSMVRSAWGQPQMNPASRFLDELPADLVDWRRLAPSSSSGGFGSSGGSPRAATTWGSRGGGGGASSRAASTSPFGKGWKDTVALKLDVGDRVSHDKYGLGTVVACDGAGPRATATIDFGAAGKVRLMLIGSVPMVKL, from the coding sequence ATGAACACCCTCTTCGATCTCCCAGCGGACGGTCCGGCCAAGCCCCGGCACTCGGATCTGCTCGACGACCTGAACCCGGCACAGCGCGAAGCCGTGACCCACGCGGGCTCGCCGCTGCTGGTCGTCGCGGGCGCGGGTTCGGGCAAGACCCGGGTGCTGACCCGCCGGATCGCGTACCTGCTGGCCGAACGGGACGTCCACCCCGGCCAGATCATGGCGATCACGTTCACCAACAAGGCGGCCGCGGAGATGCGGGAGCGGGTGAGCGACCTCGTCGGCCGCCGCGCGAACGCCATGTGGGTGTCGACGTTCCACTCGATGTGCGTGCGGATCCTGCGCCGTGAGGCCAAAACGCTGGAGATGTCGTCGAGTTTCTCCATCTACGACTCGGACGACACGAAGCGGCTCATCACCCTCGTCGCCCGCGATCTCGACATCGACCCGAAGCGGTACGCGGCGCGCACGCTGGCCGTGCACATCTCGAACCTCAAGAACGAACTGATCGATCCGGAGACGGCGGTCGCCGACGCGGGCAACGACCTCGAACGCCGCGTCGCCGAGGTGTACGTCGAGTACCAGCGGCGGCTGAACCAGGCCAACGCGTTCGACTTCGACGACCTCATCATGCGGACGGTCGAACTCCTGCAGACCTTCCCGGACGTCGCCGAGTACTACCGGCGGCGCTTCCGGCACGTGCTCGTCGACGAGTACCAGGACACGAACCACGCGCAGTACACGCTGGTCCGCGAACTGGTCGGCACCGAGGCGAACGAGGCCGGGATCGAGCCCGCCGAGCTGTGCGTCGTCGGTGACGCGGACCAGTCGATCTACGCCTTCCGCGGGGCGACGATCCGCAACATCGAGGAATTCGAGCGCGACTTCCCGAACGCGCGGACCGTGTTGCTGGAACAGAACTACCGCTCGACCCAGACGATCCTGAACGCGGCGAACGCGGTCATCGCGCGAAACCCGAACAGGCGCGCGAAGCGGCTGTGGACCGATTCCGGTGACGGCGAGAAGATCGTCGGCTACGTCGCGGACAACGAGCACGACGAGGCGGCGTTCGTCGCGGGCGAGATCGACGCGCTGGCGGACAAGGGCGAAGCGGACTACTCCGACGTCGCGGTCTTCTACCGCACCAACAACCAGTCCCGTGTCTTCGAAGAGATCTTCATTCGCCTCGGCCTGCCGTACAAGGTCGTCGGCGGGGTGCGGTTCTACGAGCGGCGCGAGGTCCGCGACATGCTCGCGTACCTGAGGGTGCTGGCGAACCCGGAGGACACGGTCAGCCTGCGCCGCATCCTCAACGTCCCCAAACGCGGCATCGGGGATCGCGCCGAAGCCGTCATCGCGACGTACGCCGAGCGTGAGCGCATCTCGTTCGCTCAGGCGCTGCGCGGTGCCGTCAGCGGTGAAGTGCCGCTGCTGAACCCGCGTTCCGCCAAGGCGATCACCGGTTTCGTCGAGTTGATGGACGAGCTCGGCGAGGTCGTGGAGAGCGGCGCCGAAGTCGCCGACATCCTCGAAGCCGTCCTTGAACGCACGGGTTACCGCGCGGAACTCGAGGAGTCCGACGACCCGCAGGACGCGTCACGGGTGGAGAACCTGACGGAACTCGTCACCGTCGCGCGGGAGTTCACCGAATTCACCGCCGAGGTCGCCGGTCCGGACGGCGAGCTGCCGGAGGCGGACCCGGGTGTGCCGGAGCCGGGCTCGCTGCCCGCGTTCCTGGAGCGGGTTTCGCTGGTGGCCGACGCGGATTCGGTCCCGTCGCCCGACGGCGGCGATGACGGCGACGGGCACGACGCGGGTGTGGTCACGTTGATGACGGTGCACACCGCGAAGGGCCTGGAGTACCCGGTCGTCTTCGGAACGGGCTGGGAAGACGGGATCTTCCCGCATATGCGCGCGCTCGGTGACCCGACGGAGCTGGCCGAGGAACGCCGGCTCGCCTATGTCGCGATCACGAGGGCGAGGAAGCGGCTGTACGTCTCCCGTTCGATGGTGCGCTCGGCTTGGGGCCAGCCGCAGATGAACCCGGCTTCGCGGTTCCTCGACGAGCTTCCCGCCGATCTGGTGGATTGGCGCAGGCTCGCGCCTTCCTCTTCCTCCGGTGGTTTCGGTTCGTCGGGCGGATCGCCGCGGGCCGCGACGACCTGGGGCAGCCGAGGCGGTGGCGGCGGCGCGTCGTCGCGGGCGGCGAGCACGAGTCCGTTCGGCAAGGGCTGGAAGGACACCGTCGCGCTCAAGCTCGACGTCGGCGACAGGGTCAGCCACGACAAGTACGGGCTCGGGACGGTCGTCGCCTGCGACGGCGCGGGCCCGCGTGCCACGGCGACGATCGATTTCGGTGCCGCCGGCAAGGTCCGCCTGATGCTGATCGGCAGCGTCCCGATGGTCAAACTCTAG
- a CDS encoding DUF1707 SHOCT-like domain-containing protein yields the protein MDTNGIPSRLRAADADREQVATRIQAAGGEGRLTLEEVEDRLSAVYSAKYTDDLAALTSDLPKPASKRRPLVFAHPAVRIHLAIAVVLSVLSILRWVSSGVPFFWPAMPMFWLAMSVFVHVRVRGARRRFKPEDGIAVA from the coding sequence ATGGACACCAACGGAATTCCCTCCAGGCTCAGGGCAGCCGACGCCGACCGCGAGCAGGTCGCCACCCGCATCCAGGCCGCCGGCGGTGAAGGCCGTCTCACTCTCGAAGAGGTGGAAGACCGGCTGAGCGCTGTGTATTCCGCCAAATACACGGACGACCTCGCCGCGCTCACCTCGGATCTGCCGAAACCCGCCTCGAAGCGGCGCCCGCTCGTCTTCGCGCATCCGGCGGTGCGGATCCACCTCGCGATCGCCGTCGTGCTTTCGGTGCTGTCGATCCTCCGTTGGGTTTCTTCCGGAGTGCCGTTCTTCTGGCCGGCGATGCCGATGTTCTGGCTGGCCATGAGCGTCTTCGTGCATGTCCGTGTCCGCGGAGCGCGGCGCCGCTTCAAGCCGGAGGACGGCATCGCTGTGGCATAA
- a CDS encoding chorismate mutase — MNTTEKPDAEEPIATAEEIGELRKEIDFLDGEILRLVKRRVEVSKTIGAARMAAGGTRIVYNREMDVLARYRELGPEGRQLAMALLNLGRGRLGR; from the coding sequence ATGAACACCACAGAGAAGCCGGACGCCGAAGAACCCATCGCCACGGCCGAGGAGATCGGCGAGCTCCGCAAGGAGATCGACTTCCTCGACGGCGAGATCCTGCGGCTGGTCAAACGCCGCGTCGAAGTCTCCAAGACGATCGGTGCGGCCAGGATGGCCGCGGGCGGTACGAGGATCGTCTACAACCGCGAGATGGACGTGCTCGCGCGCTACCGCGAACTCGGGCCGGAGGGCCGGCAGCTGGCGATGGCACTGCTCAACCTGGGGCGGGGCAGGCTGGGGCGGTAG